In Thermodesulforhabdus norvegica, one genomic interval encodes:
- a CDS encoding HAD family hydrolase, whose product MSLFESPGKYEDVFADFSRPPAVRGRESLWLQDDLPVPRAVLFDVYDTLVRSTIGDLEEQRRRKSDSSSFVDTALRFGFNSEIGARWHTLFFDYIEEEHSRCRRLGIMRAEVLVERIWDRILKETVPERSRFEEDARKIGLYRELKANPVAHFEGVLELWSFLNREKILVGLVTNAQYYTLPVLSWVLNVNLADYLTPQIVICSYALGYAKPDPYFFRYVETQIRRLGLESRHVWVVGNDPENDMAAAKPYGFTTVLFTGSSSDAKSADADASAGSFFDLKKLIQRFLKGG is encoded by the coding sequence ATGAGTTTATTTGAGTCTCCGGGCAAATACGAGGATGTCTTTGCGGACTTTTCAAGGCCCCCTGCTGTGCGAGGACGCGAGAGCCTGTGGCTGCAAGATGATTTACCGGTTCCCCGGGCGGTTCTTTTCGATGTTTACGACACACTGGTAAGATCTACCATAGGTGACCTTGAAGAGCAGAGGCGACGCAAGTCGGACAGTTCCAGCTTCGTTGATACAGCTCTTCGCTTCGGCTTCAATTCCGAGATTGGAGCCAGATGGCATACTTTATTCTTTGACTACATAGAAGAAGAACATTCACGATGCCGCCGGCTCGGGATCATGCGGGCAGAAGTCCTGGTTGAAAGGATATGGGACAGGATCTTGAAAGAAACCGTTCCCGAAAGATCCCGTTTTGAGGAGGATGCCCGAAAAATAGGGCTTTACCGTGAGCTTAAGGCCAACCCCGTTGCACACTTCGAAGGTGTCCTGGAGCTGTGGTCTTTTTTGAATCGCGAAAAAATCCTCGTGGGCCTCGTCACCAATGCGCAGTACTACACACTTCCCGTGCTATCGTGGGTTCTCAATGTAAATCTTGCAGATTATCTCACACCGCAAATCGTAATCTGTTCATACGCTCTTGGTTACGCCAAACCGGACCCATATTTTTTCAGGTACGTGGAAACCCAGATCAGGCGTCTCGGCCTTGAATCCCGGCATGTGTGGGTAGTGGGAAACGATCCGGAAAACGACATGGCAGCAGCAAAACCTTACGGGTTCACGACCGTTCTCTTTACCGGCAGTTCCTCCGACGCAAAGAGTGCTGACGCAGACGCCTCCGCCGGATCCTTTTTTGACCTGAAAAAACTCATTCAAAGATTCCTGAAGGGAGGATAG
- a CDS encoding glycosyltransferase family 4 protein, whose translation MNLIIFHYHFLRGGVRSAITGSIRALGAAGLLENIRLHIMSGSPDDLDSFVKSLEVPVSGVTVDRRMGYRSEPWEDEKSFRDDCFKVARAILSLAKGEPTVFWIHNVTLGKNPLVTASWYRAAEISFKEKLPAAFLYHIHDFAECGRLENLLRLKLCWKNGGLDDFYPPFPNVSYAVLNRSDAGRLEASGIPSERVFWLPNVVTTRPGSPKPEGKAFERVYDALDAYAESRGYRHLKGSPYFLMPVRLIRRKNVLEGILLSMLYDDPRNVLITLDATSEQERPYAECIKNLVRESGLPVVIGFGDELVGKHFPFEHLFGISECVLTTSLLEGFGFAFLEGLLKGCPILGRNLPFITDDFVPMGFPAQVLYETFPVPVEKDERERHAASAEKLGVFIGKTFGLERDRISRFLQRVREVYSDEAVDFGALDLSAQLRVVRSARDVSIRRDIARLNGFPRHPAGGGTNFLHKVEESLGPNAHARRLYNAISLTINPDNRDIPSVNISRRVLADFLDPVYFRPLFGGWNIKS comes from the coding sequence ATGAATTTAATCATCTTCCACTACCACTTTCTGCGAGGCGGTGTGAGATCTGCCATCACGGGCAGTATCAGGGCACTTGGTGCCGCCGGTTTGCTTGAAAATATCCGGTTGCACATAATGAGCGGAAGCCCGGATGACCTGGATTCCTTCGTAAAGTCCCTTGAAGTACCGGTGTCAGGAGTTACGGTGGACAGGCGTATGGGCTACCGCAGCGAACCCTGGGAAGATGAAAAATCCTTCCGGGATGATTGTTTCAAAGTCGCCAGGGCGATTCTTTCGTTGGCAAAAGGCGAACCCACGGTCTTCTGGATTCACAATGTAACACTGGGAAAAAACCCGCTGGTTACCGCATCATGGTATCGGGCAGCCGAAATATCTTTTAAAGAGAAGCTTCCCGCCGCCTTTCTCTATCACATTCACGATTTTGCCGAATGCGGCCGACTGGAAAATCTGCTCCGATTAAAACTCTGCTGGAAAAACGGCGGCCTCGACGACTTTTACCCTCCCTTCCCGAATGTGTCCTACGCCGTGCTCAACCGGTCTGATGCAGGGCGGCTGGAAGCCTCGGGAATTCCCTCCGAGCGCGTATTCTGGCTACCGAATGTGGTCACCACCCGGCCGGGCTCACCGAAACCCGAGGGGAAAGCCTTCGAAAGGGTCTATGATGCCCTTGACGCCTACGCAGAATCCAGAGGATACCGCCATTTAAAGGGTAGCCCTTACTTTCTTATGCCAGTCAGGTTAATACGGCGAAAAAATGTACTTGAAGGAATTCTATTATCCATGCTCTACGATGACCCCAGAAATGTCCTTATAACTCTGGATGCTACCTCCGAGCAGGAGCGCCCCTATGCCGAGTGCATAAAAAACCTGGTAAGAGAGTCGGGGTTGCCCGTGGTAATAGGTTTCGGAGACGAGCTCGTGGGGAAACATTTTCCCTTTGAGCACCTTTTCGGCATCTCAGAGTGCGTCCTGACCACATCACTTCTGGAAGGTTTTGGTTTCGCCTTTCTGGAGGGCCTGCTGAAGGGTTGCCCTATTCTGGGAAGAAACCTTCCATTCATCACGGATGACTTTGTACCGATGGGTTTTCCGGCTCAAGTGCTCTACGAAACCTTTCCCGTTCCGGTAGAAAAGGACGAGAGAGAAAGGCATGCGGCTTCGGCGGAAAAACTCGGAGTTTTTATCGGCAAAACTTTCGGCCTGGAAAGGGATCGCATTTCAAGGTTTCTCCAGCGTGTCCGGGAAGTCTATTCTGATGAGGCCGTCGACTTTGGAGCCCTGGATTTATCCGCACAGCTCCGCGTAGTCAGGTCGGCCCGGGACGTCTCAATCCGGCGGGACATCGCCCGGCTAAACGGTTTTCCCAGACATCCTGCCGGTGGCGGGACGAATTTCCTACATAAAGTTGAAGAATCGCTCGGCCCCAATGCTCACGCCAGACGCCTTTACAATGCAATAAGCCTTACCATAAATCCCGATAACCGGGATATTCCGTCTGTTAACATTTCCAGGCGCGTCCTGGCAGATTTTCTGGATCCCGTCTATTTTCGCCCTCTTTTTGGAGGATGGAACATAAAAAGCTAA
- a CDS encoding glycosyltransferase family 4 protein, translating into MLRIGFISTRFAGVDGVSLESSKWAEVLERAGHRCYWFAGLVDRDPDFSYVVPEAFFCHPDIQWINTEVFGKRNRSRRVTEKIHQLRDKLKEHLHEFLRKFSIDLIIVENALTIPMNVPLGLAITELIAETGIPTIAHHHDFYWERTRFSVNAVGDYLRMAFPPHLPSIRHVVINTTAQEELAHRTGISSTVIPNVIEFEKPPEIDPEKTLKFRRSLGIADDEFMILQPTRIVQRKGIEWAIELVRELRDPRCKLVISHEAGDEGYEYAEWLKQFAEDNGVPLIMVNMKIADPLIIKNNHSSCALSDGEIFTLWDIYPHADFITYPSLYEGFGNAFLEAVYFKKPLLINRYAVFARDIEPMGFRLVVMDGFLTKKNVEEVRKILYNPDYCREMVEHNYEVASRHFSYTVLKKRLQSILVYFFGAESV; encoded by the coding sequence ATGCTACGTATCGGCTTCATATCAACACGATTTGCGGGTGTTGATGGTGTGTCTCTTGAATCCAGTAAATGGGCGGAGGTTCTTGAGCGGGCAGGTCACAGGTGTTACTGGTTTGCAGGGCTCGTGGATCGAGATCCCGATTTTAGCTATGTCGTGCCGGAAGCCTTTTTCTGCCATCCAGACATCCAGTGGATTAACACCGAGGTTTTCGGTAAGAGAAACAGGTCGAGAAGGGTGACCGAGAAGATACACCAGCTGAGAGACAAGCTGAAAGAGCATCTCCATGAATTCTTGCGGAAATTTTCCATCGATTTAATCATAGTGGAAAATGCCCTGACCATTCCTATGAATGTACCTCTTGGCCTCGCCATAACGGAACTGATAGCCGAGACGGGAATTCCCACGATAGCCCATCATCATGACTTTTATTGGGAAAGGACGAGGTTTTCCGTAAACGCCGTGGGTGACTATCTTAGGATGGCTTTTCCGCCTCACCTCCCGTCAATCCGCCATGTGGTAATTAATACGACCGCTCAGGAAGAGCTTGCCCACAGGACCGGTATTTCCTCTACGGTTATTCCAAACGTGATAGAGTTTGAAAAACCGCCCGAAATTGATCCGGAGAAAACGCTCAAGTTTCGGAGAAGCCTGGGTATTGCCGACGACGAATTCATGATACTTCAACCTACCAGAATAGTTCAGCGGAAAGGAATTGAATGGGCTATTGAGCTTGTGCGTGAGCTCCGGGATCCGCGATGTAAGCTGGTAATTTCTCATGAGGCCGGCGACGAAGGATACGAGTATGCCGAATGGCTTAAACAATTTGCCGAGGACAACGGCGTGCCTCTTATAATGGTCAACATGAAGATAGCAGACCCTCTGATTATAAAGAACAACCACTCGAGCTGTGCTTTATCGGATGGGGAGATTTTTACGCTGTGGGACATTTACCCTCATGCCGACTTCATCACCTATCCCAGCCTTTATGAAGGCTTTGGAAACGCCTTTCTGGAAGCGGTTTATTTCAAGAAACCTCTCCTTATAAACCGTTACGCGGTTTTTGCACGCGACATAGAACCTATGGGATTTCGCCTCGTGGTTATGGACGGTTTCCTGACAAAGAAAAATGTTGAAGAAGTGAGAAAGATTCTTTACAACCCTGACTACTGTCGTGAAATGGTGGAGCACAACTACGAGGTCGCTTCGCGGCATTTTTCTTACACGGTTCTCAAAAAGAGGCTTCAGTCCATACTCGTTTACTTTTTCGGTGCCGAATCTGTATGA
- the pyrF gene encoding orotidine-5'-phosphate decarboxylase, with amino-acid sequence MYRKDIPLEERLILALDVPSVDEARSWVRSLDGIVRFYKVGLQLFLAGHFSFVDELVESGKKVFLDLKLFDIPNTVAKAMEQINLHGVTFTTVHAESAILKAAVEAAPKVGILAVTVLTSMDQEDLKAIGAGASLEDIVIARASLAARAGCFGVVASGKEAHAIRRTLGDSLVIVTPGVRPASSSDRGDQKRVVTPEEAVKNGADYIVVGRPVLRARDPLGMVEKIMEELKQSLD; translated from the coding sequence ATGTACCGAAAGGATATACCCCTTGAAGAGCGATTAATCCTGGCACTGGATGTGCCATCCGTTGACGAAGCAAGAAGCTGGGTCAGAAGTTTGGATGGAATTGTGCGTTTTTACAAGGTCGGCCTTCAGCTCTTTCTTGCCGGTCATTTTTCTTTTGTGGATGAACTGGTAGAAAGCGGTAAAAAGGTCTTTCTCGATCTCAAGCTTTTTGACATTCCCAATACCGTGGCGAAAGCCATGGAGCAGATAAACCTCCACGGTGTCACTTTCACTACGGTTCATGCAGAGTCGGCAATACTCAAAGCCGCCGTGGAAGCCGCACCGAAGGTGGGGATCCTTGCCGTAACGGTTCTTACCAGTATGGATCAGGAGGATCTCAAGGCCATAGGGGCGGGGGCGTCCCTTGAAGACATCGTGATCGCCAGGGCGAGCCTTGCAGCCAGAGCCGGCTGTTTCGGCGTGGTTGCTTCCGGTAAGGAGGCTCACGCCATAAGGCGCACTTTGGGTGACTCGCTGGTTATCGTTACGCCGGGTGTAAGACCGGCCTCCTCATCGGACAGGGGAGATCAAAAGCGGGTGGTTACTCCGGAAGAGGCCGTAAAAAACGGGGCCGATTACATCGTGGTGGGAAGACCTGTACTCAGGGCCAGAGATCCTTTAGGTATGGTCGAAAAAATAATGGAAGAACTGAAACAGAGCCTTGATTGA
- a CDS encoding HD-GYP domain-containing protein gives MLGKVLESIVSILGGEKRRKKDLRVISAADIRVGMKVRIPLNWFRHPFWKSTVYIRNQEDVERILALELPFLLEVVDRKDTQPGKDAGESERPEDDKEAMTAEDDVAGEVHETDRSLSASASSVPEKKAFSAKVHHLKVQQCQKAYHEKLVEIKKLIQGVLSFSEETVKEANRTIEVMVSSLLADPEAVVFLINAKKKADVIFHHALNTCMLALLLGRDAGLTGESLCHLGVGVLFHDIGKLRIPKSILYKEKPLTPAEKQFYRLHPDYGVEIASRVSGISPEATMIIRDHHELLDGTGYPRGLTEKEINTLVRITTIVNLYDNYCNPRNPERAFTPHAALAHMYRKLSQKLDRLLLERFIRLMGVFPPGTLVELNTGDVGVVIARAHWSPKHVSVMLYDPNVPSSKAPIVSIGESPEVKIIRSLRPADIPPEVYQYLSPSFRVSYMLDTWTK, from the coding sequence GTGCTTGGGAAAGTCCTTGAATCTATAGTTTCAATTCTGGGTGGAGAAAAGCGCAGGAAAAAGGACTTGCGGGTTATAAGCGCCGCCGACATCCGCGTGGGCATGAAGGTCAGGATTCCTCTGAACTGGTTTCGCCATCCTTTCTGGAAATCGACTGTTTACATCCGAAATCAGGAGGATGTAGAACGAATACTCGCTCTGGAGTTACCCTTTCTGTTGGAGGTTGTGGATCGGAAAGACACACAACCAGGTAAGGATGCCGGGGAGAGCGAGAGGCCCGAAGATGATAAAGAAGCGATGACTGCCGAAGATGATGTAGCCGGGGAAGTTCACGAGACAGATCGGAGTTTGTCTGCGTCGGCTTCTTCCGTCCCGGAAAAGAAGGCTTTCTCCGCGAAGGTTCATCATCTCAAGGTTCAGCAGTGTCAGAAGGCCTATCATGAAAAATTGGTGGAAATAAAAAAGCTCATACAGGGTGTGCTTTCTTTTTCCGAGGAAACGGTTAAAGAGGCCAACCGAACGATAGAAGTCATGGTTTCTTCGCTTCTGGCAGATCCCGAGGCCGTTGTTTTTCTGATAAATGCGAAGAAGAAAGCCGATGTTATCTTCCATCACGCTCTTAATACCTGCATGCTGGCATTGCTCTTAGGGCGGGATGCCGGACTTACCGGCGAAAGCCTCTGTCATCTCGGAGTGGGTGTGCTTTTTCACGACATTGGTAAGTTAAGAATCCCAAAATCAATTTTGTACAAAGAAAAACCGTTAACACCTGCCGAAAAACAATTCTATCGGCTTCATCCCGACTATGGAGTGGAAATAGCATCCCGTGTGAGCGGCATTTCTCCCGAGGCCACGATGATCATAAGGGATCATCATGAGCTTCTTGACGGAACGGGTTATCCCAGAGGGCTCACGGAAAAAGAAATTAACACCCTCGTTAGAATTACAACCATCGTGAATCTCTACGACAACTACTGTAATCCCCGTAATCCCGAAAGGGCCTTCACGCCTCACGCCGCATTGGCCCATATGTACCGAAAACTGTCGCAAAAATTGGATCGCCTTTTATTGGAGCGTTTCATAAGGTTAATGGGTGTTTTCCCGCCCGGGACGCTGGTTGAGTTGAATACCGGTGATGTCGGAGTGGTAATTGCCAGGGCTCACTGGTCTCCCAAACATGTCTCCGTGATGCTTTACGACCCGAACGTACCTTCTTCAAAGGCCCCCATCGTCTCCATTGGGGAATCTCCTGAAGTAAAGATTATTCGATCGCTAAGACCTGCCGATATCCCCCCCGAAGTTTATCAATACCTGAGCCCCTCCTTCAGGGTCTCCTACATGCTGGATACCTGGACAAAGTAG